The genomic segment GCTATATGAAAGTGAATACAATTGAagccattattattattattaaataataaaaatacttggTGGTGTGCACAGGTTGAAACACACCCGGGTGGGACACGGTGGAATCCAACGCAAGAACAGATAGGAATACTGGAGACGCTGTATAGGGGAGGAATGCGGACTCCGAATGCCCAACAAATCGAACAAATCACGGCGCAGCTTGGTAAGTTCGGGAAGATTGAGGGCAAAAATGTCTTTTACTGGTTCCAAAACCACAAGGCTAGGGAGAGACAGAAGCAAAAGCGTAACAGCCTTGGCCTCAGCCATAGTCCACGAACTCCCACCAGTACGAACACCAACACCTCCAACACCATACCTGCCGTTACCGTAGCTTTAGACACCAGCAGGCTAGGGGTAAGTCATCATAATTAgcttagctagtagtagtagtactgtaACAACGTACTTACGTATTTACGTCACTATGGTTATTATagcatttatataatatatatatatatatatattgcatttCTGTTTTAAGTATTAGACTAATTATTCGATCCAATGCTTAATTAATCTCATGATTTGTGCAGGGAGAGTACGTAGTAGAAAGAGAGCAAGAGGGTTGTACTAGTCCGTACAAGAGAAAGTGTAGGAGCTGGGGATTCGAATGTTTGGTAGAAGATTATAGTAGATTATGTTATGGTAATAATGAGGAGGAGGATCAGGATCAGGAGGGAGATAGAACTCTGGAGCTTTTTCCATTGCACCCGGAAGGAAGATGATCATGATGATGGGGAGTTTTtaggaaaataataataatatagtagTTTAAATTCTTGGGGTATATTTTCAGCTTTAATGTTTCTATGCCATCCTTATATTAGCTACTTTGATTATCcgtctatctatctatctatctatcatGTGCTAGCTTTTGttcacttttctttttctttcttttttcttcccttcgggaaaagaagaaaaagagaagttGTCTCTTTGTACTACTGATATGATCTGATATCTGCTGCTTATTGGAAACAAAGCGCGCTTTGTCACTGATCTTTATTCCAATCTCTGGTGGGTGTCActgtgtttgtgtgtgtgtgtgcgcgCGCGCCCATTCTTCCTCCctttttgagttttgggttttgagttttgaCTAAAGAGCCAACTTTGGCTGTTCTTCGAAGCTTTTAGGTTAAAAGCGGGAACCTATATTAGAAACACTGAAGTCCACGCACCTAGAATCTAGATAGCTACTACTTCTCCTTTTTAAACCTACACCTTTCATTTTCTCATTAATTTGCACTAATTcaaattgaaattgaaattgaaaaCGAAATCGTCTTCTTACTAGCTAGCCTCCATTTCAAaccaaaaaaatatgaaaaaagaaaaataaagtttAGTCTATTTAATTTGCCACTTCCATGACTTTCAATAAAAGTATATAGTAAGAGACATgcattaattattataatattcTGAAATCATTGACATGcaacttaattttattttttgttactaaaattaagaaaagtatactCTGATAGTGTGTTGTGGGTCCAATTGTGAACTATATATGCTGATCATGATGAGATGGGATTCGGAGGGAAAGGCAGATCATGAAAGTTTAAAATACAAAGATCCTGCGCACCACTTAATCATGAGCTTAATTAGCTATGAAAACCAATTAATTAGCTCCTATTCCGATTTGCGTCCAAGATATAATAATTGCTACTAATCCATTTTCTTTTTTGGTTTAATCTCTCACCTTTTTTAATTTGTTTCACATTTAGCTACTTTGATATCTATTTATCTATCATGTGCTAGTATTTTGTAATTTGGAACCTCCATTTAAGGAGAGAAAGAAGACAAGTTTACAGGATTtatttttggaaaattaattaaaattaaaagttggctttaaatttataatttcttACAAATAGATTTTTGAGAATAAAAAAGTTTTGTTTTATATGAATTTGGAAAACATTTTCTTTTATCTTttcttatatatgtatttttccatAGCACAATCCAGCTTCATGCCCTATTTAAAAGATGCGTTGATATTAATGTAACTCGGGGAAAAACAATATGGATACATTCATGATATTCCCATTAAATTTCACACTGAAAAAGACATATGCGTGCTATTGGACAAAATGAAGGGAGTTTCTATTATCGGTAAGGCCTTTTGACTAAATGTGAAAACTTTGAAATAACAAATTGCACATTAACATTATTGAGTATATACATTGTTgattattattgtaataaaaaTATCCTTATCAACTAACCTTGTCTATGGTAGCTACtaaagcaattttttttttattaataaacatGCAGACAAACAATGTTGTTGAAAATTACCTCATGGCTGCTGAACCTTGAAGAATTATAAACAATACACCAATTAAATTCAAATGATGAAGAGCAGATTATaacgtacatatatatatatactaggtaaaaataatttttcatgcACGTTtggttagttttaaagttataaacatgcttattcaaacatatatttatttttattattttttaattatcatataaattttaaataaataaaaaatatcatataaataaataaaatatgttttcaGATTGATGATTTGTAAATTTGGGATAGAGAAAAGAGTGATGATTTGTTGTAGTTTAAAATATTTGATGAGTAGTAGTAGTGACTAGAGTAATGATAGGTTATGATATTATAGTTGATGTTGTTGAGTGGACAAGTGAAGAAAATTGGGTTTTGAGGAGTAAGGTTTATGTTTTAGAGAGTATAAAATAGTATAAAGTAGTAGAGTTTTATTGATAGTTTGTTGTTTTTATACACTACAGGAAAACAGGCCTACAGCGACGACAAAGTCATCTCTGTAGGTCAAAAAGTTGTCTCTGTAGGCTCTTaaagacgacatgtcgtcgcaaaaATATCGTCGCAGTAGGTCCATGTGTGTAGGGTCCTACTGCGACAACATTATGATGTCGTCGCAGTAGGACACTCGCAAAAtcaaatttcttttattaaattGGGTCCTattgtgacgacatgtcgtctttataggtcattttcaaaataaaaaaaattgaattttgggccatatagcgacgacatgttgtctcTATAggtgtttttataattttttttaaaattttggactctacagcgacgacatatcgtctctgtatgtcattttttatataaaaaaatagtaaattttaaaaaaaaatctaaaacaaaTCACAATTCTAACAAACTCATATCATCAAAACATATACTTAATAACTTAATATTTTCAACactcataaataattagaaaaaaaaacacatgTGACATTTTAACCtaaatttaaacacatataacattctaacactcataaataatattttcaatcataacacacacacacacacactttaacctaaatttaaacttaattatCTAAACTTAAAAGTTTATCtaaaatacatatacatatacatattcatatattacactaaaaaataaactaattatatTCATATAACATATTAATCAAATCACATTTACATATACATTTCAAATAACTAATTACATTAAATATacggaaaaaaaaaaattaaaactaacctCCAAGAGTTGTCCAAGTCCACAATAACCAAGCCTCCAAGCCAAAACCAATAtttaagaagaaaaataaataaatttaaaattcatcAATAATCTCTAATAAACCTAACATTTTCATAGAATACCATTAAAAATCACTAAATCCAAAGTTAAAATTATGCATATCTTAGAAAACTCATAAAACACAAACATCATCCCTAAAATCCTCATAAACAACAATGGGGAAAACTCATcacaatagaaagaaaaaaaaactaataaaagcAATTAGATTTTAGATATAGGCATAAGAGGACATATATGAGAAATCTAACACTAAAAACCAAAAAAGTCTTACCTAAATTGAGTTGAGGCGTGCTGGAGGTGGAGAGAAACCGCGACCCTATATGAAACATTTAATGAGAAAGGGGAAGAGAAAGGATTGGGGTTTCTAGTATATACCCAAAAACTACAGAAAATATCGTCTCAGTAGATGAAATGCACaattttcattaatgaaaataacacatgtcgtcgctatagagagTTTCCAAAATTCAAGTTCCAGTGCTAAATTTTTGGGGGAAAATTTCCCACTATTTTTTTCGGACCTCTACAGCAaagacatgtcgtcgctatatattatttgagaaaaaaaataaaacactaataataaataataaataatttacgCGTTGTATATTCCCTCCAAAAAAATTTTAGAGACTCTGTCGTCGCTATAGGTTATttgagagaaaaaaataaaagattaataataaataataaataatttgggTGTTGTATATTCCCTCCAAAAAATTTAAAGACCTATAGTGACGACGTCTATTGCGACAACATGTCCTCCCAGAggtctttaataaaaaaaaatataaattttcgtAGTTTTATGTGTTCTATTGCGACGACAATAGAAGTCGTCGCTATAGGGTGGATTTCTTGTAGTGAGCTACACCATTTGCTACCCATGATGGGGTATTTAAAGTGGCTAGCCCACTTTACATTTGTGGCTAACATTATTTGTTCTAGATTTTTCTAGTGTATTTGATTTACAAATACAACTTCTAGATTAATCTACACAAATTTACTTGTTTCTCAAGCATAACTAGAAAATTCTAGACTTGAGTTTTATAAAAATGCTTATAAGAAATTCTAGAGTAATCTTATTCTacaaatatcaagaaaattctagaGTAAAATATTCTACAAATGTCTAGCATATTCTAGAGTATTCAAGAAATGTGTAGCAGTTCTGTCTCCATAACAACTCTGTTTTTTCTTTCAGACAAGCCGTTTTGTTCTGGTGCGTATCCAACTGTGAGTTGATGCTCCATGCCTTTTTCTTCGCAGAACTTGTTGAATTCGTTAAAAGTGTATTCTTTgcctctatcacttcttattGTCTTGATGTTGCAACACTTTGCTTTTCAACACGGGttttgaatttcttgaaaatataaaaaacttgCGATTTTTGTCGCAAAAAATAAACCCGTGTCATTCTAGTAAAGTCGTCAATAAAGAGAATGAAGTACCTGTTTTGATCATTTGACGGAGTACGCATAGGCCCGCAAACGTCTATGTGGATTAACTCTAGTGGCCCTTTGGCTCTCCAAGCTTTACCGGATAGAAAAGGTTATCGATGTTGCTTTCCAAGCATGCAACCTTCGCAGACAGTGTTGAACTCCTTGATTACTGGGAGGTCTCGCATCATATTCTTCTGCTAGAGGATCCTTAGCCCGTAGAAACTGAAATGTCTGAACCGTCTATGCCATAGCCACGATTCATCTGCTTGTGCTTGCATTGTGACATAGCTTGCGTATCTCCATTGTAAAGGAAAGCatctattttctttcatttttatctTTGCAATTTGAAAGGATTTATCTTGCTTGTCATAGATTGTGCAAGAATCTTCTTCAAAATGCAAAGAGTACCCTTTTTCAATCATTTGTCCTACACTGAGTAGGTTCTGATCGATGTTGGGTACCAAGAGTACATCATTGATGTATCTCTTGCCTTTTTTGGTGTCAATGGCAATGGTGCCTTTTTCAGCTACTTCCATGAAGTCGCCATTACCAATCTTGACTCTAGTCTTGGATTTATCAAGACTACAAAAGATGCTTTCAATTTTTGTCATGTGATTACTGCAACCACTATCAAGATACCAAATATCTTTTTCTTCTGATGCAGCTTGGCAGACATAGAAGatattattttcatcatttttctcttCTAAAAAATTAGCTTGATGGGATTTCTTAAATGACAAGTTTTTTTAGTGTGGccaatttttttagaattttggcATTGAGGCTTTCCTTTAAACCAacagtctttcttcaagtgactttttcttttacaaatgCCACATGGAGAATACTTGTCATTATTTTCTTTTTGCTTTTCTTGATAACTCCTGCTTTAAAAAATTTCTAGTGATTTTCTCCCATCAGCTTTAGATTTTTGAGACCGTAGATTAATTTTATACTGAAAGGCATTTTCAATCGAATTTTCATTATGCCTTTCTCGCCTACTTTCATATGTTTCGAGAGAGCCCATTAATTCAGTTGGTGATAGAGTATCTAAATTTTTCGTTTCTTCTATCACAAAGATTATTGCATCATATTTTTCTGTACAAGAAATTAGTATTTTTCTACTATTTTCTTGTTAAAATTATTTCTCCATAGGCTCCCATTTTATTTACTATTTCTTTTATTCTAGAATGGTAATCTTTTGCAATCTCATTATCCttcattttaaaattttcaaaatctCTTATGAGCTTCTATAGTTTAATAGTGCGTACCTTGACTGTTCCTTGGAACTCCTCTTGCAACGTGTTCCATGCTTCTTTCGTAGTTGATGCACCCATAATCCGTGGAAATATATCATATGCCATAGCTTGTTGCAAGCAGAATAACGCTTGATAATCTTTTTGTTGATTCTCCTCCAGGGCCTTCTTTTAATTTTCTGAGAGAGACAAAGTGTCTTTCGGAGTAGGAAATCCTACCTCAACAATTTTCCATAGACTTTGTGATCGAAAATAGGTCCTCATTTTGAAGGACCAAAAATCATAGTTTTCTCCACAGAAAATTGGAAGAGGTAGAGAAGAGCGGTTGGAATAGGTTGTCATGATGTGTGGAAAGTATAACGCCCAGTGTTTGAATCAACCTGGCTCTGGTACCACTGATGGTTTGTGAATTTGGGATAGAGAAAATAGTGATGATTTGTTGTAGTTTAGAATATTTGATGACTAGTAGTAGTGGCTAGAGTAATGATGGGTTATGATATTATAGTTGATGTTGTTGAGTGGACAAGTGAAGAAATTTGGTTTTGGAGGAGTAATGTTTATGTTTTAGAGAGTATAAGATAGTAGAAAATAGTAGAGTTTTATTGATGGTTTGTTGTTTTTAGTTACACCATTTGCTACCCATGATGAGGTATTTATAGTGGCTAGCCCACTTTACATTTGTGGCTAGAATGATTTATTCTAGATTTTTCTAGTGTATTTGATTTACAAATACAACTTCTAGATTAATCCACACAAATTTACTTGTTTCTCAAGCACAACTAGAAAATTCTAGACTTAAGTTTTCTAGAAATGCTTATAAGAAATTCTAGAGTAATCTTATTCTACAAATATCTAGAAGATTCTAGAGTAAAGTATTCTACAAATGTCTAGCATATTCTAGAGTATTCAAGAAATGTGTAGCAACTTCTAataaatataatgtatgacataaatgtattaaaaaatttgggcaaaacattgtctataattttaataaaaaccggttcatttttttcaatatataatagaatgaattacagttctataatatatataaatatttatatcaataatctctacgtATATGATATCTGAACACACTATTAATATAGATATATTTACATGGTTACATGAcgtatatataaattacaataatatttaaaaaaaaattaataatagaataaaataaaaatagaaaaagtcatattGTAGAGTATTATACATGTATCaactatttttaatttctaatgtatctcgcaatgtcttttggtgaatttgatgaagaaaaatagcttcaatcacttgataaaaaaaattatcacacaaatttataagataaaaaaatgatatgtataactttattatttttaaataaatatgatttaattatttaaattatcataaaaaaatttaaaatattatattttaattaattaatttatttttgtttaagtttatgtttttttctagtttttggatttggcagtgacaacaagagattatatattatatgtttaatataatattaatattatacatggattttaaatttaagtttgttgctagtttttttttttaaaaagtttgtttctagttgatagtagattatattatgttatatgtttaatatgatattattataatacgtgaagtttaagtttaagtttaattaaattttatttaagttataaaatgtatggttttattatttttaaataatttctattgtaaaatattctattttaatttgtttaattatttattattatattaaattagatttaagtttaaatcatgtttataagctaccgttaaatataagaatattctattatatataagaatatcCCGTTAAagttaactaaaaaaataaaaaaatccttaaaatcaataatttattttatctacacacttattatatagaagagatatatttatataacgaTGTTTTCTTTTCCTATGAATGGTATAAAAAAATGAGATATATCAATTGTGAAAGATCTTGCCCAATAGTTagatttcatttttttatatatcactactacaaaaatatgCTTTTAGGACACTATTTTAAGGCACTCGCCTAGATGTGAGCCCTAAAAACATCTCCTgcactttttaggacactcattgagagttcttAAAAAATTTCTTTCAGGATACGCAGTGCGAGCCATAAAATCTGATGTGTGTCCtaaacatttgatttttttttaacaaaagttcctggactttttaggacactcattgagagtccttaaaaaatatCTTTTAGGACTCATGGTTCGAGCCTTAATTACtgatgtgagtcctaaaagactATGAGAAAATTTGAGTCAGTGAAGACTTTTAAGGACACActttgagtgtcctaaaaaaataatatataaataaattaacaaattaaaattttattaataactaaattaaactaaataaataaataaaacaaaccatATCTCCCACTCACCCCCTCATCTTTCTCTCCCCTCTATCTCGGATTCTCTCCCACCCGAACCTCTCTCCTTCCCTCTCTCCTGCCTGAGACTTTGTAGAGCTCGACCAACGCCTTCCCCGCCGCCACCAGCAACACGCGCCAGCCAGGGAGCTTCGGAGGCCACCGAACCTTCGACCCACGTGAGCCCAAACCCTCACGCGCCCCCAAGGTGGACAACAGCGCCTGCGATTTGGGTTTTCCCAAAGTTTCCGACGAGATTCCGATGACCTTGGGTCGTTGTGAGTCGAGCCACCACCACCATCGTACTCAACACTTTCATGCGAGCAAAACCCAACCAATGATCGGGTTAGAAGTTGCCAGATTTCATTTTTGGTGTTCATCGGAATCTATGGAGTCCGAAACTTTTTTGGCTCCAATCCGGCCACCCTGTTCGGTTCCAcgaagaaccaccaccaccacgacgTTCCCTGAGCCTTAGGCTTCGAAAGCAAGCCAGTAGTTTCTCGAACCACCGTCGTAGGGTGGTGGCGTCGCCGCTGTCGCCGGAGCTCCAGCGGGAGCTTTGGctaccaattaattttttaaaaattaacaataaatttTTTTAGGGGTCGCAAACATTCTTTTAAGgatcgcaacgcgagtcctaaaaaacctcacttTTTAAGATTCTCAAATAGAGAACTCACGTAAAAactttgcgagccctaaaaagtaTTTTTTATAGTAGtgtatatatctttatatattataagtgTGAGTTTAACCCAGGTTATTGTTTTCAGTTagatttatcaattttttttattgtttttcttacACCGTTAGTTTTAGAATCATCTACATAAGATAAATAAATATAGtaataaagtcatctaaataatgtaaataaattgaaaataaaataataaatgagccataataatttctcatcacatattttaaagttgcatattaaagtatttaaatgattctattaattattttttcaaaagtataacaaaaaaatatttatgtgcttaaatttattattttattaattatttattttaccgttaaatttttttaatgagaaattacttattttaatttttctagccattaattaaataacatacatttatatataactttttgttggctttaaaattttttaaattaaatatttaaaatttgactaaacaaactttttaaattcatagttttaatttataattttttaatattttattatattgaaattcataaatatttttttcaaaagaaaattagaaaaaaatatttaattttaaaattagaatgaaccatatattttatctttatacataaaaagTTTGTCTAACATATTCTtggtttaataattttttatatttttttaaaatattttttttaaaaaaatactatagacaatgttttgatttaattttttaatatgtttatttaatttttttataatatatgacattgtttatttatttaaaatttataagataatttaaaaaatataattaattaatatattttctaaataaaactaaataaatgttGATTTGTATCTTGTTTTTACTTAGTATATATAAATGGTGCGATTCCTTGTTAGTTTTATATAGggaaaaaaaacacacacacacacagatTTGAGAAAGCACACAGATCCACATATTTTTAAATCTGAATTTTTGTCATAAATGAGATATTTAACATTAGTCGACGTAATTACAAGTAATTGGTAAAAGtagattatttaaaatattaatgtCAGAGCACTTTCAATGTATGTTCTACTCCATCATTTAAAATATCTTCTTAAAAcacatatttttctattttacctctaagtgtTACATTATAGCATACATCAGCTTgtctatatatttctctatatcatttaaatattata from the Humulus lupulus chromosome X, drHumLupu1.1, whole genome shotgun sequence genome contains:
- the LOC133804524 gene encoding WUSCHEL-related homeobox 4, with product MGGSMKVHQFARGLWEAHEPSLTLGCKRLRPLAPKLQPNSPDSSTISSSATTSPNSIAPFDLKIFIRPESGPRKLGSSLDHHKKDSSQVETHPGGTRWNPTQEQIGILETLYRGGMRTPNAQQIEQITAQLGKFGKIEGKNVFYWFQNHKARERQKQKRNSLGLSHSPRTPTSTNTNTSNTIPAVTVALDTSRLGGEYVVEREQEGCTSPYKRKCRSWGFECLVEDYSRLCYGNNEEEDQDQEGDRTLELFPLHPEGR